The following coding sequences lie in one Spinacia oleracea cultivar Varoflay chromosome 1, BTI_SOV_V1, whole genome shotgun sequence genomic window:
- the LOC130465789 gene encoding uncharacterized protein, producing MKDKSVYFFDNMLLEPKEMEQRKKAYSVLCSSLEKLLKNMDNIHHEDIKSFKFIPVGGNWKRGAYDKDCCVYLMMLMMVFHGVETVQDGVGIFDFDPLADEDFRKFLRACICGTIVLSDLNCYRDEYLKRMVAFRKYRKQDVLDALIKQREELTQKYMNDASKIEIVARNSSARKSKHVETEDEAETDVNVEGKGRGKGGRRTRGGRRGKARGRGASRG from the exons ATGAAAGACAAAAGTGTCTATTTCTTTGATAATATGCTTCTGGAACCAAAAGAGATGGAACAAAGGAAGAAAGCTTATTCTGTCTTG TGTTCTTCATTGGAAAAACTACTGAAAAATATggataacattcatcatgaagaTATTAAAAGCTTCAAATTTATCCCGGTCGGTGGTAATTGGAAGCGAGGTGCTTATGACAAAGACTGTTGTGTCTATTTGATGATGTTAATGATGGTTTTTCATGGTGTTGAAACGGTACAAGATGGTGTTGGGATTTTTGACTTTGATCCCTTGGCAGAT GAAGATTTCAGGAAGTTTCTCAGGGCTTGTATTTGTGGCACCATTGTGTTGTCAGATTTGAATTGTTACAGAGATGAATATCTGAAACGAATGGTTGCATTCAGGAAATACAGGAAACAAGATGTTTTGGATGCCCTAATTAAACAAAGGGAAGAGTTGACGCAGAAATACATGAATGATGcttcaaaaattgaaattgttgcAAGAAATAGTTCAGCAAGGAAATCCAAACATGTTGAAACAGAAGATGAAGCTGAGACAGATGTCAATGTTGAAGGGAAAGGACGTGGCAAAGGCGGGAGACGCACCCGAGGAGGCAGACGCGGGAAGGCACGTGGACGAGGTGCTTCACGTGGTTAA
- the LOC130463594 gene encoding uncharacterized protein has translation MVKKAAPKNPAAKKPAAKKLEFDNSVAEMAVEAPRRRGRRPNAVSEEIPVAKESVSIKKNKKAGSPKSKAIALVSEKEPIEEEQPNQLVLQNSSLVDVPQPESHQLHSQVLKEVGADGLPIVFNFDTQCSGGSLCKLIKDFSPDQKAAVQEIGFGGSLDLQLSRKNTQMMYWCIKCFDGVSSLFTISDSKQFEITDYDVYDLFMLPLSELEVEGVKRGRNSTNPDFDLKIKWRKEFGFEEVNAQIPIRLLEDKIKLLTDGGDLFKQLFVFVAFSTFFTPTANRTVDLRLAKALEYPKMISKYNWCKYVLDVLCEETVKFKNGLLKGKDQKTFGGCVVFLQLVYFQRIKFRNSSGIPDQLPLIQHWTSKMVTDRIHAENANMSALYGSGILEKGKYPISKKFVFVDGQIDLTQMKSISKENEAGSSGGRAEQPYVGRRIPSRRPRILQFEIPNSHPTDEEIFSKATDDFHGQWLLMKRDLDVVSAIHAEELFKLKASMPSQNHGDDILENSTYQKMVDELVEIHQLVKNLPNGWDDIFGSSNNPVVTAAPQPSAVVPTEPAVVTAAVVDATTSTEAIIREVDPDTQINAVLDSLKSKDKEITEDDDEEIEEYERVWAGFQKCIINNHAVSRVNVSVYGIEENVMFMSPFMIAFEDLMRHLPAFVQEAVDFAALTDGEGILTDDKVIEYNHFIAVGRDDMWTLPSTFDILLIHIEAWAFLLNENERNPAGSPQKLFLGGTYCKYVADLIEKPGNEKILSELCVCLNYGVKDVNGVQSLKDYFCSCSD, from the exons atgGTGAAGAAAGCGGCACCGAAGAATCCGGCAGCGAAGAAACCGGCAGCGAAGAAACTTGAATTCGACAATTCCGTCGCTGAAATGGCTGTTGAAGCTCCTCGAAGGCGAGGAAGAAGGCCAAATGCTGTTTCTGAAGAAATTCCTG TTGCTAAGGAATCTGTGTCTataaagaagaacaaaaaggctGGCAGTCCGAAATCAAAAGCAATTGCGCTTGTATCTGAAAAAGAACCAATTGAAGAAGAACAACCTAATCAACTAGTTTTACAAAATTCTTCTCTGGTTGACGTTCCACAGCCTGAATCTCATCAACTTCATTCACAAGTTTTGAAAGAAGTTGGCGCTGATGGCCTGCCTATCGT gtttaattttgATACACAATGTTCAGGAGGATCAttgtgtaaattaattaaagacttCTCTCCTGATCAAAAGGCAGCTGTTCAAGAGATAGGGTTTGGAGGATCGTTAGACCTTCAATTAAGTCGAAAAAACACTCAGATGATGTACTGGTGCATCAAGTGCTTTGATGGTGTGAGTTCTCTGTTTACAATCAGTGATTCCAAGCAATTTGAAATCACTGATTATGATGTGTACGATTTGTTTATGCTCCCCCTTTCTGAGCTGGAGGTTGAAGGGGTTAAACGTGGGCGCAATTCCACTAATCCTGATTTTGATTTGAAGATCAAGTGGAGAAAAGAGTTCGGTTTTGAAGAGGTCAATGCTCAAATTCCTATAAGGTTGCTTGAGGACAAGATTAAATTGTTGACAGATGGTGGTGATCTGTTTAAacaattatttgtttttgttgCTTTCTCTACATTTTTTACTCCAACAGCCAATAGGACTGTAGATTTGAGATTGGCTAAGGCTTTGGAATATCCTAAAATGATTTCCAAATACAATTGGTGTAAATACGTTCTTGACGTATTATGTGAGGAAACAGTGAAATTTAAAAATGGTTTATTGAAAGGCAAAGATCAAAAGACATTTGGAGGCTGTGTTGTGTTTTTGCAACTTGTGTATTTTCAAAGGATTAAGTTTAGGAATTCCAGTGGTATTCCTGATCAATTACCTCTTATTCAGCATTGGACATCGAAGATGGTAACCGATCGGATTCATGCTGAAAATGCCAATATGAGTGCATTATATGGTTCTGGTATATTGGAGAAGGGGAAGTATCCAATTTCCAAAAAGTTTGTTTTTGTTGATGGTCAAATAGATTTGACCCAAATGAAATCTATTTCGAAAGAAAATGAAGCAGGCAGTAGTGGGGGAAGAGCTGAACAGCCCTATGTTGGGCGTCGAATTCCAAGTCGGCGTCCTAGGATTCTTCAGTTTGAAATCCCTAATTCTCATCCTACAGATGAAGAAATTTTCTCTAAAGCCACTGAT GATTTTCATGGTCAGTGGTTGTTGATGAAGAGAGATCTGGATGTAGTTTCAGCCATCCATGCTGAAGAGCTGTTCAAATTAAAGGCTTCAATGCCTTCGCAGAACCATGGCGATGATATTTTGGAAAATTCCACTTATCAAAAGATggttgatgagttggtggagatTCATCAGTTGGTGAAGAATCTACCAAATGGTTGGGATGACATTTTTGGTTCAAGTAACAATCCAGTTGTTACTGCTGCCCCTCAACCTTCTGCCGTTGTTCCAACTGAGCCTGCAGTTGTTACAGCTGCTGTTGTTGATGCAACAACATCTACCGAAGCAATTATTCGAGAAGTTGATCCTGACACTCAAATAAATGCAGTTCTTGATTCTTTGAAAAGCAAAGATAAAGAAATTacggaggatgatgatgaagaaatAGAAGAATATGAGCGCGTGTGGGCTGGATTTCAAAAATGCATCATTAACAACCATGCTGTATCAAGAGTGAATGTCAGTGTCTATGGCATAGAGGAAAATGTGATGTTTATGTCTCCGTTTATGATAGCATTTGAAGATTTAATGAGGCATCTTCCAGCATTTGTTCAAGAAGCTGTGGACTTTGCTGCTCTGACTGATGGAGAGGGTATTTTGACTGA tGATAAAGTTATAGAATACAATCATTTTATTGCGGTAGGAAGAGATGACATGTGGACCCTTCCTTCCACATTTGATATTCTTTTGATTCATATTGAAGCTTGGGCTTTTTTATTGAATGAAAATGAAAGGAATCCTGCTGGTTCTCCTCAGAAGCTGTTTTTAGGTGGCACATATTGT AAATATGTTGCTGATTTGATTGAGAAACCAGGCAATGAAAAAATCTTGTCTGAATTGTGTGTTTGTCTTAATTATGGTGTGAAAGATGTAAATGGAGTTCAGTCGTTGAAAGATT atttttgctcctgttcTGATTGA